One stretch of Diorhabda carinulata isolate Delta chromosome 5, icDioCari1.1, whole genome shotgun sequence DNA includes these proteins:
- the LOC130893786 gene encoding laminin subunit alpha-2-like, with protein sequence MKYIYIYLIVCVVANAYNSAAEEVLLSNTNKICACKNNLNDILKQIATEYSNLEELSDELDDLESKLKDLVNKVDNQGDQLSDIEKHLAIVDVLQKAVLQALNDQSSVFDSITENVKNLDKNINEVRDNANEQANAVEDLSTSAWKMYDCNNEDLCKAS encoded by the exons atgaaatacatttacatttatttaatcGTGTGCGTAGTTGCCAACGCTTACAATTCCGCCGCAGAAGAag TTTTGCTTTCTAATACCAACAAAATTTGCGCGTGTAAAAACAACTTGAACGATATCCTCAAACAAATCGCCACCGAATATTCTAACCTCGAAGAACTCAGCGATGAATTGGACGATCTAGAATCGAAACTGAAAGATCTTGTAAACAAAGTTGATAATCAAGGTGATCAGTTGAGCGATATCGAGAAACATTTAGCGATCGTGGACGTTCTACAGAAAGCCGTTCTCCAAGCACTCAACGATCAATCATCTGTATTCGATTCTATCAccgaaaatgtcaaaaatctCGACAAAAACATCAACGAAGTGCGTGACAACGCCAACGAACAAGCCAACGCCGTGGAAGATCTGAGCACCAGCGCTTGGAAAATGTACGATTGTAACAACGAAGATTTATGTAAAGCGAGTTag